Proteins encoded together in one Vanessa cardui chromosome 19, ilVanCard2.1, whole genome shotgun sequence window:
- the LOC124537962 gene encoding uncharacterized protein LOC124537962, producing the protein MFEIIYWLILCIFNIQQNQKCILNTRFHFGEPLPVILRNGMLLEPDDGNGNVELDYGDSMILSCEGAGTIIHPSAIQANAVASIMCGGGDNFRNDDWLSAPARFSLFKCPYPPNYTSQRTNRTCFEGNQIIEVGYRIQNQFYPVFESCFNHGNLNAIYSKYTQKPYNALYQTKVDRPFFIDDGHFGSAPVNSIFSPKGQRRAVAQLVGNLVDNYFNEQQHLSRGHLAAKTDFVFAFGERATFHYVNCAPQWTGFNGGNWNTLEVDLRNHIHVAGYDTIVYTGTFGVTQLLDHRNQRVDLYLHTDVNNNPVIPVPMYYYKVVYERVTKQGIAFIGINNPYYNANEARELFFCNDICRKNNFRWLSWHPDSSSEGYAFCCTVPDFRNTIQHLPDFEVVSVLS; encoded by the coding sequence ATGTTTGAAATCATATATTGGTTgatattgtgtatatttaacATACAACAAAATCAAAAGTGCATACTTAATACTCGATTTCATTTCGGAGAACCGCTTCCAGTAATCTTAAGAAATGGTATGTTGCTGGAACCTGACGATGGCAATGGCAACGTGGAACTGGATTACGGAGACAGTATGATCCTCAGCTGCGAAGGTGCTGGAACGATTATTCATCCAAGTGCTATACAAGCTAATGCAGTTGCGTCCATCATGTGTGGAGGAGGCGACAATTTTAGAAACGACGACTGGTTATCAGCTCCCGCAaggttttctttatttaaatgtccgTACCCCCCTAATTACACGAGTCAACGAACTAACCGAACTTGCTTCGAAGGTAATCAAATAATAGAAGTCGGCTACAGGATACAGAATCAATTCTATCCCGTATTCGAGTCTTGCTTCAATCATGGCAACCTAAACGCGATATACTCAAAGTATACTCAGAAACCATACAACGCCTTGTACCAAACTAAGGTAGATCGTCCGTTCTTCATAGACGATGGTCACTTTGGATCCGCACCGGTCAATTCCATTTTCTCTCCAAAGGGACAAAGGCGAGCTGTCGCTCAATTGGTCGGTAACCTGGTCGATAATTACTTTAATGAACAGCAGCATTTATCGAGAGGTCATTTGGCCGCTAAAACCGATTTCGTCTTTGCGTTTGGTGAGCGAGCCACATTCCACTACGTGAATTGCGCTCCTCAATGGACGGGCTTCAATGGCGGTAATTGGAATACACTGGAAGTTGATCTGAGGAATCACATACACGTCGCAGGTTACGATACGATAGTATACACGGGTACATTTGGTGTGACACAGCTCCTCGATCACAGGAATCAGAGAGTCGATCTATATTTACACACTGATGTTAATAATAATCCTGTAATACCAGTgccaatgtattattataaggtTGTTTACGAGCGCGTTACGAAGCAAGGAATCGCGTTTATCGGCATTAATAATCCATATTATAATGCGAATGAAGCTCGTGAGTTGTTCTTTTGTAATGATATCTGCAGGAAGAATAATTTTCGCTGGTTATCATGGCATCCGGATAGCAGCAGTGAAGGGTATGCCTTCTGTTGTACGGTACCTGATTTTAGGAATACAATTCAACACCTACCAGATTTTGAAGTTGTGAGTGTTTTGAGTTGA
- the LOC124537816 gene encoding uncharacterized protein LOC124537816: MDFNTTTNNDYHWPFPKPIVGKPCQPPVPDAGQNIRPAPVAPYCHCDAHSYSPRVEQYKQLLEKEQKLCQDYEQLRKQMVDVTNDILDHPCDDLDSKMTTMYQATYQKRSFPVMDYRKIMAAAQSSAPIPVESHKLGLLRCYKDPTHFSEQPPTVRPTINPPGAVHTGVAPKSVQRWFTEFPGRTEYMDTYSSAAKACWRSMQRFKEPMPSTRRRADDRCV, encoded by the exons ATGGATTTTAATACGACAACGAATAATGATTATCATTGGCCATTTCCAAAACCAATCGTGGGAAA accaTGCCAGCCGCCAGTACCAGATGCAGGACAAAATATTCGGCCAGCCCCAGTCGCCCCGTACTGCCACTGTGACGCGCATTCCTATTCACCGCGCGTTGAGCAATACAAACAGCTGCTTGAAAAAGAACAGAAGTTGTGTCAAGATTATGAACAGCTGAGGAAGCAG ATGGTAGACGTTACTAATGATATACTGGATCATCCGTGTGACGATCTTGATAGCAAGATGACAACTATGTATCAAGCCACGTATCAAAAGAGAT CATTCCCAGTAATGGATTATCGTAAAATAATGGCGGCTGCGCAATCAAGTGCTCCAATACCAGTGGAAAGTCATAAACTGGGTCTATTGCGTTGCTACAAGGATCCCACTCACTTCTCGGAACAGCCACCGACAGTCCGTCCCACCATTAATCCCCCAGGTGCCGTTCATACTGGCGTGGCTCCTAAGTCTGTCCAGAGATGGTTCACAGAGTTCCCCGGCAGAACGGAATACATGGACACCTATAGCTCCGCAGCGAAGGCTTGTTGGAGGTCTATGCAGCGGTTCAAGGAGCCAATGCCTTCGACTAGGAGAAGGGCAGATGATAGATGCGTTTAG